In Euphorbia lathyris chromosome 10, ddEupLath1.1, whole genome shotgun sequence, a single genomic region encodes these proteins:
- the LOC136208304 gene encoding uncharacterized protein — translation MRRLKDDLKLKPDVADSRSRPIINFLPNMQQQHGGSSNSNSNSRMPTWLETQHSLKKRLIEEDDFEWKLPNSSSEKDAVIKYVGGVDVSFLKEDPSVACGSLVVLDLRTHQIVYEDYSLVRLRVPYIAGFLAFREVPILLPLIEKMKRSQNPCYPQVIMVDGNGKLHPRCFGLACHLGVMADIPTIGIGKNLHYVDGLDEDQVTKLLQARGRSGEDFVKLTGKSGSILGAAMSSKRGAYDSNEKIYISIGHRISLDTAIRLVKLTRNYHLPESVRQADLRSRRYIREHKSTLLTMAEECWKTRTAINLFNELANSGTLGGFPQYYDEGLERYCRWHLTDLHTTDECGMFRSFLIEKIYYENHVLSEEQLIAMGLEDFLISNGKRLLRFLRS, via the exons ATGAGAAGACTAAAGGACGACTTGAAGTTGAAACCCGACGTTGCAGATTCTCGCAGCAGACCGATCATTAATTTTCTACCCAACATGCAGCAGCAGCATGGGGGATCgtcaaattcaaattcaaattcaagGATGCCCACTTGGCTAGA GACTCAACATTCTCTTAAAAAGAGACtgattgaagaagatgatttcGAATGGAAACTGCCTAATTCATCATCTGAAAAAGATGCAGTAATTAAGTATGTGGGAGGTGTTGATGTGAGCTTCTTGAAAGAAGATCCATCTGTTGCTTGTGGATCACTTGTTGTTTTGGATCTCCGTACTCACCAAATTGTTTACGAAGATTACTCTCTTGTCCGTCTCCGAGTCCCTTACATCGCCGGCTTCCTCGCCTTCAGAGAG GTTCCGATACTTTTACCTCTGATTGAGAAGATGAAAAGATCTCAAAATCCATGTTATCCACAG GTGATCATGGTAGATGGCAATGGAAAGCTTCATCCTCGAT GTTTTGGGTTGGCATGTCATCTAGGCGTTATGGCTGATATACCTACCATTGGGATTGGAAAGAAT CTGCATTATGTGGATGGTCTTGATGAAGATCAAGTGACAAAGCTTCTTCAAGCTAGAGGAAGAAGTGGTGAAGATTTTGTCAAACTCACAGGAAAATCTGGGAGTATTTTGGGAGCA GCAATGTCATCAAAAAGAGGAGCATATGATTCTAATGAGAAAATATACATTTCGATTGGTCATCGCATATCGCTAGATACTGCTATCAGACTTGTCAAGCTTACACGAAATTATCATTTGCCGGAGTCCGTACGACAG GCTGATTTAAGATCAAGAAGGTACATCCGGGAGCATAAATCAACATTGTTAACTATG GCAGAAGAATGTTGGAAAACTAGAACAGCCATTAATCTGTTCAACGAGTTGGCGAATTCGGGGACACTGGGGGGTTTTCCGCAATACTATGATGAAGGATTAGAAAGATATTGTAGATGGCACCTAACAGATTTGCATACAACAGATGAATGTGGAATGTTTAGGAGTTTTCTTATTGAGAAAATATACTATGAGAACCATGTTCTTAGTGAAGAGCAGCTGATTGCTATGGGACTTGAGGATTTTCTTATTTCTAATGGTAAAAGACTTCTCAGATTCTTGAGAAGCTGA